The sequence ATATCAAGCTGGGCGGGAATCCCATTTCTATCTGCGAAAACACAACTGCTCATAGTACCAATTGAAGAATATAAAACTAGGAGAATTTCCAGTACGCAGGTTGTCATAGCAATGGTATGAACCCACCATATTGATGTCAGACGAAAATTACCGAAGGTTGCGCCAGTAACTGATCTCCTAAATCTAACCTGACACCGATTCAGCTTATGGAGGATGTATGTCGATACAATCGAGAACCGGCAAACGAACCACACCGGTAGTACTGAGCAGAGAGTTAACCGACGCGCAGCGGGCGATCGCTGACCAACCAGTCCCATCAGATGGGCATGTGAGTACACAACCTGAGTCCAGACCTTCCCCGGATCACGAGACCATCACTAAACTCGCCTATGAGTTGTACCAACAGGAGGGGTGCATCGAAGGCCGAGCGCTTGATCATTGGCTCGAGGCTGAACGACGGATCTTGTAACCTATTTTGTCCTGGCACATAGGTGCTCAGGACTAAGTTTGCGGGTTTGGAAGCTATCCTGCATCGATGACGATCTCAGCGACGACGAGAGCGGCCAGGATGTTCCGGTGCGGTGTGCGTGCGTAGTACGATTTTGCAGGTGAAGCCAATCGCTCAATGCGTAGCGAGTCATCGGCTCAACGCAACTGCAGGTCGCTTTTGTTTCACGATCAGCTTGAGGCGACCATACTGAACTGGTGCATCAGGATTTCTCGTGTATCTGGTCGGATCCTCACTTATCGTCACAAGGCGAAGGGGGATGACTACGTTCTCATGATAATGAGGTAGGTCCAACACGGTCGCCTCAAGACGAAGTGTCACGACCTGTGCCGAGCAGTCCACGACCTCCGCATTGAGATTCAATGCATCCTCAAAGTCCACCGAGATTCGCTCGTCTGGATGGATCCAAGGCCGAATAGCTTCAGCTTTCTTTTGCTTCGGGGATGGTCGCTCTCCGCTGGCAACACCGCCTGACTTCTTCATCCGAGTAGGTATGATGTTTTTTCGAGATAGATTCATAGCTCCTCTCCATCAACGAGGACCATACAGTCCATTCAAGATAATGTACTGAGTCAATCTGTTTTATCTTGCTATCGCCAGGAACCTGGAAGGCGCAACTCTTTTTGTCATCCTCGCGCAGGTTCTAACACCTATCTCAAGATGGTAAAAAGCCTTCCTCTTCGACGGTCGCTTTTGAGATAGGCTTTTAATCAACTCGATAGCTTCGATAGAGCGTCCATGGCCGAGGGTCGTATTGTAACCCTCCCCATGCTCCCAGATGACGCCAACCTCGGACGACCTTTTTTACCCAGACGGTCATATCCAGCACATCTACCCTTGGATAGTCATAATCGACGCCCTGCAACTCCTCATGCTGTGCTGGCCCAATTCGCCCGATGATAGTCACTGGCGTCCCAGGCTCAATGGCCGCAGGATCGGTGATGGTGCCTTCCATGTCGAAGGCTATGAAACGACCTTTCGAGCGTACTCGTTCTTCAGTCGGATAAAGGTCATCCGTTAAGGGCAATTGGAGTACTTCTATTTTCGTACCCTCCTTTGTCCTTATTGCTGTAAGCACTTCCCCTCCCCATGCGACGAGCTTTCCTTGATGATCATTCGGAGCGGCGCGAACGGTCTCATAGGTGAGATCGGATGCGAGTTGGGATTCTAAACCATCAGGAATCACATCATACTTGTTGCATCCGATCGCTGTAAGAAATGCTATGAGGCCGAATAGCAAGATGAACCATTTCCTTGCGCACTCCATCGTATGGCTACCATTGTCTGTTCTCGAGGCGACCGTGGGCGCAGCATAGTAAGACATAGGGCCTCCTTACTATTTCTTGTGCTCTTTCTTCGACTCCTTTGTTTTGCTGCCTCCGCTCGTCTTTGACGAATCGGCCTTTGACAGGGGTTTCTCCCCTGCCTTCGGAAGAGGAACCTGATAAAAATCATAAATGGTGGCATAATAGACGGGATCTGCAAAGTCCGGCCAGTTGTTCTTATCGAAACCTGGGGCCTTTTCAAGTTCCTTTTCTGTTACGGCCAAAGCAAAATGCTCCTTGTTGTCGCTTAAGCTCAAAGCCTCCCAAGGAATAGCAAAATACTTTTCGCCCATACCGAGAATGCCGCCGAAGGAGAGGACCGCGTAACGAACCTGCCCATCAAGTTCATCTATGGCTAAATCCTCAATTTCTCCGATCTTACTGCCTCTCATCGTTTGGACGGATTTCCCTATAATTTTGCTGCCTTTCACGATTTCCGGCTGCGTATGATCAGCCCAGGCCGACGGCGTGAAACCGAACATCGCCATGAACGCAGCAACCGCGAAACTCGATAGTGATTTCAATGACATAATTCACCTTTCCTCCTATGCAGGCATTTCAGATTTGGTCTTCTCTCATCGCCATACATGTTTCCACCTGTTTCTTACTCATACATCAGCGTTCAACATTGCACGACTGGAACTTCCCCTAGAATAAGCTCGGCGTGTAAACACATCTCACCAACAGATGAAATTCTCCGGCCATCCGATGTCTGATCCTCACATAGTCACGCGTTCAGTCGGATGGAACAGATTCAGGATTGACCGTTCCTGAGTGGCGCATCTCAGAGTAATCTGCCGCGCCGCTCTACGCGATCAAAGAGAAGGCGCGCCCACAAGATCCGTCCGCTGGAATGTAAACCAGAACATCACGGTATACTGATTCATGTACACAGATCCTTCGATAAGGGGTGATCGATGGATTAATCCTCCGGTTTTGGAGTCTGCAATTTCGAGCTGATACCGAGCCGTGCCCCTCTGTCGGGCCATTCGATAAATAGCCAGTTCCGGGAGGGCCGCAGGAAACAATAGACTGCTGCTGATCGGCGGGATCCCGAAAAACGACTCGCCGCGTTCAGTGCCCAAGGCATGAATGACCATTCTAACCGTCACAGGCGCGACATCCAGTGGCACGAGCCGATAGCCTTGATCCAGAAACCATCCTTCTACAAGCCGGTGAGCGAACTCCTTATCCGGGGTAAATCCATAGGACTGTAGCGCCACCCCTGTGCCGATTGGCAGCGGAAGGTTCAGGTCGCCTAGGCCCCGTTCGACGGCCTGGGTAAGCAGCAATTGCTCCATCGACGTCATCGGAGAATTGGTCCGTTCTTGAACGATGCTACAACCCGAAAGCCCGATCGCGAGACCGAGCGCTAGCCCATTCAGACAAGTGCTGATGGAGGGTCGTTTCATTGACAAGCCTCTATCCCACGATCGGCCGCTCTGGTTCATCCCACACAAACTCTTCTCTGGACCTAACCTTCCTCATCGAGTATGCAACGCTCATTGTGAGAGAGCGCTGGAATCTTCCACGCTGCAGCCAGAGCCTGACAG is a genomic window of Candidatus Nitrospira kreftii containing:
- a CDS encoding hypothetical protein (conserved protein of unknown function), producing the protein MNLSRKNIIPTRMKKSGGVASGERPSPKQKKAEAIRPWIHPDERISVDFEDALNLNAEVVDCSAQVVTLRLEATVLDLPHYHENVVIPLRLVTISEDPTRYTRNPDAPVQYGRLKLIVKQKRPAVALSR
- a CDS encoding hypothetical protein (conserved protein of unknown function), which codes for MKRPSISTCLNGLALGLAIGLSGCSIVQERTNSPMTSMEQLLLTQAVERGLGDLNLPLPIGTGVALQSYGFTPDKEFAHRLVEGWFLDQGYRLVPLDVAPVTVRMVIHALGTERGESFFGIPPISSSLLFPAALPELAIYRMARQRGTARYQLEIADSKTGGLIHRSPLIEGSVYMNQYTVMFWFTFQRTDLVGAPSL